The genomic DNA GAGCAGGGGATTGCCGTCGCCCTGACCGTGCCGCACAAAACGATGATTTTCGCAAACGAGATGGCGCTGGAACAGATTTTCCACAACCTCATCCGGAATGCGCTTCATGTCTCGACAGACGGACAGTTAATTTCGATCCAAGCCGAGATGAATGAAAAGACAGTCACGGTGCGGATCAGTGACGAAGGACCAGGGATGACGGATGAGATGATCGAACATGCCTTCGAACGCTTTTATCAAGGCGATGCGTCACGGGGGACGAGCGGGACGGGTCTCGGGCTCGCAATCGTTCAGGAAATGATGCATCAACTCGGTGGGACGGTCCGGATCGAGTCCCAACTCGGGCTCGGGACGACGTTTATTTTGAATTTTCCACAAGCCGATTAACGTGTTCATGTTCCGTTCATCTTCAGCCTCTAAGATAAGACTTGTAATGAACAAGCAGGAGGGATAAAGCATGAAGATGGGGTGGCGTGAATTAATTCGGATGAAACAACGATTCACCTTGATGGCAATCGTGACGACCTTGATCGTCTTATTGATTTTAATGATTTCCGGTCTTGCGGACGGACTGGCATATGACAATGGAGCCGTCGTCCGGAACTTACCGGTCGAACAGATGGCGCTCAGCCAAGACGCCGAAGGACAACTGACACGATCGTTCTTAGATCAAGCCGATCAGCCGTCCGGGACGGAAGCGTTAGGGGTCCAAAGTATGGTCCTTGAGAAAAAGAATGGCACAAAAGATGATGTGACGGTTTTTGCCTCTCCAGCCGATACGACATATGGACCAAGCCAATTGTCGGAATTGAAGACGGGGCAAGTCTTGGTCGATACGGAGTATGCAAAACAAAGCGGAACAAAAGTCGGTGATACGATCACGGATTTCCGGACAAAGACGACGTTTGAAATCGTCGGGACGGTCAGCGATGGACGGTATAGCCATGCACCGGTTCTTTGGACGACACTAAATACGTGGAACACGTGGCAGGACAAGATGAAGACGAATTATGTGTCAGCGTTCCTCAGTCAGGATCCGATCAAGACGGATCTTGCGACGTATACGAAAAAACAAATCGTCGAACAAGTACCGGGTTATTCAGCAGAACAAAACTCATTCCAAATGATGCGAATTGCGCTCGTCTTGATTGGTTCCTTGATTTTGACCGCCTTCTTCTACATCTTGACGATGCAGAAGATGAAACAGCTTGGCATCTTAAAAGCGATTGGAATCCGGACACGAACGATCGGGCAAGGACTTGTCTTACAAGTATTCCTCTTGACGGTAGTCTCGTTTTTGATCAGTTTACTTTTGACATGGACGATTGGTCAGCTCTTACCGGGCAGCCTACCGTTCAGATTTGAATGGATGACGAGTTTCGGATATGGTGGGTTGATTGTGTTGACGGCGATGCTTGGGAGTCTGATTCCGTTGCGCGCCTTGAAAAAACTGGAGCCGGCTGATGCGATGGGAGGAATGACAGGATGATTAAGATGACACAGGTCGAACAAACATATGGAGCGATGAAGGTCTTGCAGGATGTTTCATTTGAAGCTGATACAGGTGAGCTGATTGCCCTCGTCGGACCGAGTGGGAGTGGAAAAAGTACGTTACTTCAATTGCTTGGTCTACTGCAGACGCCTTCAAGTGGTGTGATTCAGTTCGATGGAAGTCCGCTCAGTGATACATCGGACGAAGGACGACGTCAGATGCGACTCGAAGAAATCGGCTTCATCTTCCAAGAGTCACACCTCGTTCCGTTTTTGACGGCAGCGGAACAACTGGAGCTCGTGGCGGAAGAAGCAGGACGAACAATTGATGCTGCTGCCCAGTTGGAGGTCTTCGGCTTGCGTGACAGACGAGATCACTTACCGCACGCCTTATCGGGTGGGGAACGGCAACGGGTGGCAATTGCCCGCGCCCTCGTCAACGATCCGCGTCTCGTCTTAGCGGATGAACCGACGGCGAGCCTTGATTATACGAACGCGCAACAAGTAATGGAACTGTTACGCAAGCAAGCACATGAGTACGGGAAGACCGTCATCGTCATCACCCATGATGAACGGATGTTATCCTATTGTGACCGCGTGTTACGGATGGAAGATGGTCAGATTCAAGAAATCAATTAAAAGAGGATACTGCTTCGACTTTTGTTTTCGCACCAAAAAATAAAAGTCGAAGCAGTATTTTTGATATACTGAACTGAACACGAATAATCTAAGGGTGGATTTAAACGATGGACTTATCTAAATTCATACAGTCAGAATTGGAAACGATTAATACGGCACAGATTACGAAATGGTTGGAAGATAAAAGTTTATCCAAACGTGACTATAAACGATTGGTTGAAGATTTTAAAGCGATTGTCATCATGGAACAAGCGGGGTTTTATGAACAAGCCGATGCACGCTTCAGGCAGTGGAAACCTTTACCGTTACCGGCAGAAATTTACCGTTATCGATTGGCGATTGCAGGAAAAATCGGTGGGAAACGATTGGCCCGAAAACGTTTTTTAGCATATCCTTCTGCTGTACAGAACCATTCGCAACTGAAGTCGTGGAAA from Exiguobacterium sibiricum 7-3 includes the following:
- a CDS encoding ABC transporter permease, which translates into the protein MKMGWRELIRMKQRFTLMAIVTTLIVLLILMISGLADGLAYDNGAVVRNLPVEQMALSQDAEGQLTRSFLDQADQPSGTEALGVQSMVLEKKNGTKDDVTVFASPADTTYGPSQLSELKTGQVLVDTEYAKQSGTKVGDTITDFRTKTTFEIVGTVSDGRYSHAPVLWTTLNTWNTWQDKMKTNYVSAFLSQDPIKTDLATYTKKQIVEQVPGYSAEQNSFQMMRIALVLIGSLILTAFFYILTMQKMKQLGILKAIGIRTRTIGQGLVLQVFLLTVVSFLISLLLTWTIGQLLPGSLPFRFEWMTSFGYGGLIVLTAMLGSLIPLRALKKLEPADAMGGMTG
- a CDS encoding ABC transporter ATP-binding protein; translated protein: MIKMTQVEQTYGAMKVLQDVSFEADTGELIALVGPSGSGKSTLLQLLGLLQTPSSGVIQFDGSPLSDTSDEGRRQMRLEEIGFIFQESHLVPFLTAAEQLELVAEEAGRTIDAAAQLEVFGLRDRRDHLPHALSGGERQRVAIARALVNDPRLVLADEPTASLDYTNAQQVMELLRKQAHEYGKTVIVITHDERMLSYCDRVLRMEDGQIQEIN